Proteins encoded in a region of the Flavobacterium sp. MDT1-60 genome:
- a CDS encoding SDR family oxidoreductase, which produces MKKTKTFPEQKQKLPGNEHLMHPEPEIIRENYVGSGKLLGKVAFITGGDSGIGRSVAVHFAREGANIAIVYLKEDTDALETKALIEKEGQECLLISGDLKDEKFCKNAVKKCHTHFKKLNIIVNNAATQFPQNELEKITASQLHKTFETNIYPYFYITKAALPFLKEGDTIVNTSSVTAYRGSEHLADYASTKGAIVSFTRSLSTMLAKKKIRVNGVAPGPIWTPLIVASFDKLSDFGKDNPMERAGQPSEVAPAYVFLACEDSSYITGQFIHINGGELVGG; this is translated from the coding sequence ATGAAAAAGACAAAAACATTTCCGGAACAAAAACAAAAACTTCCAGGTAACGAGCATTTGATGCATCCGGAACCGGAAATCATTAGAGAAAACTATGTGGGAAGTGGTAAATTATTAGGGAAAGTTGCTTTTATAACCGGTGGCGACAGCGGTATTGGCCGAAGCGTAGCCGTTCATTTTGCCAGAGAAGGAGCCAATATTGCTATTGTTTACCTTAAAGAAGATACAGATGCACTTGAAACAAAAGCCCTAATAGAAAAAGAAGGACAAGAATGCTTGCTAATAAGCGGTGATTTAAAAGACGAAAAATTCTGTAAAAACGCTGTAAAAAAATGCCATACCCATTTCAAAAAATTAAATATTATAGTCAATAATGCTGCAACACAATTTCCTCAAAATGAATTGGAAAAAATAACGGCTTCGCAGCTTCATAAAACTTTTGAAACTAATATTTATCCTTATTTTTATATTACAAAAGCAGCGTTGCCGTTTTTAAAAGAAGGCGACACTATTGTCAATACAAGTTCAGTCACAGCGTATCGTGGCAGCGAACATTTAGCCGATTATGCGAGTACAAAAGGCGCCATCGTGAGTTTTACCAGATCGTTATCAACTATGCTGGCCAAAAAGAAAATACGTGTAAACGGCGTTGCACCAGGTCCTATTTGGACGCCTTTGATTGTAGCCAGTTTTGATAAATTATCCGATTTCGGAAAAGATAATCCAATGGAAAGAGCCGGGCAACCCTCAGAAGTTGCGCCTGCCTATGTGTTTTTGGCCTGCGAAGACAGCAGCTATATTACAGGGCAATTTATTCATATTAATGGTGGAGAACTCGTTGGAGGGTAA
- a CDS encoding response regulator has product MNKKRLLIIDDDSRNIFALENTLRARSFDCLSCLSAEEALKLLESEEQIDAVLIDMMMPEMDGYEAIPLIKAIPSRRLTFVIAVTAQAMMGDREKCLEAGADAYISKPVDVDKLLQVLKEI; this is encoded by the coding sequence ATGAATAAAAAAAGACTCTTAATTATTGATGATGATTCTAGAAATATTTTTGCTTTAGAAAACACTTTACGTGCCAGATCATTCGATTGTTTGTCTTGTTTAAGTGCCGAAGAAGCTTTAAAATTATTAGAATCTGAAGAACAAATTGACGCCGTTTTAATCGACATGATGATGCCGGAAATGGACGGTTATGAAGCAATTCCACTAATAAAAGCGATTCCTTCAAGAAGATTAACTTTTGTTATAGCGGTAACCGCCCAGGCGATGATGGGGGACAGAGAAAAATGTTTAGAGGCTGGGGCAGATGCCTATATTTCGAAACCAGTTGATGTAGATAAATTGCTTCAGGTGCTGAAGGAAATATGA
- a CDS encoding protein-glutamate O-methyltransferase CheR codes for MIEDIELETLINDVYEYYGFDFGSYSRASLKRRVNRIYHLDGFTHFHEFLSRVRYDPEYYKRMVDEITVNVTEMFRDPVFYSVLRNEILPLLGTKPFIRLWHAGCSTGEEVYSMAIMLKEAGLLHKSLIYATDINTSVLETAKKGIFPLRMMKEYSENYRDAGGREDFSSYYIANYGIAKFNEELAEKMVYSQHNLVSDTSFNEFDMILCRNVLIYFDNDLQKRVINLFDESLAVLGFLALGTKETIKYSITTTKYKQFDKEKIWRKVK; via the coding sequence ATGATTGAGGATATCGAGTTAGAAACACTTATAAATGATGTTTACGAATATTACGGTTTTGATTTTGGAAGTTATTCGAGAGCTTCACTGAAAAGACGTGTGAACAGAATCTATCATTTAGATGGATTTACCCATTTTCATGAGTTTCTTTCCAGAGTTCGATATGATCCCGAATATTACAAAAGAATGGTAGACGAAATCACGGTAAATGTAACCGAGATGTTTCGTGATCCTGTTTTTTATAGTGTTTTAAGAAATGAAATTCTACCGTTATTAGGAACCAAACCTTTTATCAGATTGTGGCACGCCGGCTGTTCTACTGGCGAAGAAGTGTATTCGATGGCTATTATGCTAAAAGAAGCGGGTTTACTTCATAAATCACTTATTTATGCGACAGATATTAATACTTCGGTATTAGAGACAGCCAAAAAAGGAATTTTTCCCCTTCGAATGATGAAAGAATATTCAGAAAACTATCGCGACGCTGGTGGCAGGGAAGATTTTTCAAGTTATTATATTGCCAATTACGGAATTGCAAAATTTAATGAAGAACTCGCTGAAAAGATGGTTTATTCACAGCATAATTTAGTGTCAGATACTTCATTTAATGAATTTGACATGATTTTATGCCGCAATGTTTTAATTTATTTTGACAATGATCTTCAAAAAAGAGTCATTAATTTATTTGATGAAAGTTTAGCCGTTTTAGGATTCCTTGCTTTAGGGACAAAAGAAACCATAAAATATTCGATTACTACAACTAAATACAAACAGTTTGATAAAGAAAAAATATGGAGAAAAGTGAAGTAA
- a CDS encoding response regulator, producing the protein MVLIVDDIRANIIALKKTLELHDIDVDTAESGEEALKKILKTNYCLIIMDVQMPGLDGFEVVKILSGNKRTKDIPVIFLSALNIEKKYIFKGYETGAVEYITKPVDSDLLILKVKTFIKIYEQQNELKGMKDLLSKEIKIRKEAQDNLEIKIAERTRELVLKNEELELRNHELQQFSWVVSHDLNEPIRKIQIFIKIIKELYLTADEKAIDYVDRTIKSAERMQTLITDLLAYSRLSSQVKPETTDLNEVLQEVLSDFDYLIERKNATIKTTELPTIDSIPSQLRQVFQNLIGNALKFSGNTDKPLIEITSEIIAEKSFESPVSADGKFCRIVVKDNGIGFDEIYLDRIFIIFQSLNDRQKYEGTGIGLAIAKKIIEKHNGLITAKSQIGEGASFIIVLPVKYE; encoded by the coding sequence ATGGTATTAATTGTAGACGATATAAGAGCAAATATAATTGCCTTAAAAAAGACATTAGAATTGCATGATATCGATGTTGACACTGCTGAATCAGGAGAGGAAGCCCTGAAGAAGATTCTCAAAACAAATTATTGCCTGATAATCATGGACGTTCAGATGCCCGGACTTGATGGTTTTGAAGTGGTCAAAATTCTTTCCGGAAATAAGCGGACTAAAGACATTCCGGTCATTTTTCTTTCGGCATTAAATATTGAAAAAAAATACATTTTTAAAGGTTACGAAACCGGTGCTGTAGAATACATTACAAAACCTGTTGATTCTGATTTACTCATTCTTAAAGTAAAAACATTCATAAAAATCTACGAGCAGCAAAACGAATTAAAAGGAATGAAAGACCTTCTGTCTAAAGAAATAAAAATAAGGAAAGAAGCTCAGGATAACCTCGAAATAAAGATTGCAGAAAGAACCAGAGAACTGGTTTTAAAAAATGAAGAACTGGAACTTAGAAACCATGAACTTCAACAATTTTCCTGGGTAGTTTCTCATGATTTGAATGAACCCATCCGGAAAATCCAAATCTTTATAAAAATCATCAAGGAGCTTTATTTAACTGCAGATGAAAAAGCAATCGATTATGTGGATCGAACGATTAAATCGGCAGAAAGAATGCAGACTTTAATTACCGATTTGCTGGCGTACTCAAGATTATCTTCACAAGTAAAACCTGAAACCACAGACTTAAATGAGGTGCTCCAGGAAGTACTATCCGATTTTGATTATCTGATTGAACGCAAAAATGCAACAATCAAAACCACTGAACTCCCAACTATAGACAGTATTCCGAGTCAGTTGCGACAGGTTTTTCAAAATCTAATTGGAAATGCACTTAAATTTTCCGGAAATACAGATAAACCACTAATCGAAATTACATCTGAAATCATTGCAGAAAAATCTTTTGAAAGCCCGGTTTCGGCAGACGGAAAATTTTGCAGAATTGTAGTTAAGGATAACGGAATTGGTTTCGATGAAATTTACCTTGATCGTATCTTCATTATTTTCCAGAGTTTAAACGACCGACAGAAATACGAAGGAACCGGAATTGGCCTGGCAATCGCCAAAAAAATCATTGAAAAACACAATGGGTTAATCACGGCAAAAAGTCAAATAGGAGAAGGTGCAAGTTTTATAATTGTACTTCCAGTAAAATACGAATAA
- a CDS encoding response regulator: MKNNFKRNLLISSLVSLLVLMISSTASFFSIKSLLNSNFWVNHTQEVIYNLNEGSAIITEAQTSMRGYLITGDEQFVERYNDAETRSNNYFEKVQELTVDNPSQQKQLEELKPLRVNFFKYLNNQIVKKRLGKDGVSFDLNEGRIMMNDLRSKIKIVEVAEQTLLKERGENSERYGNYSLVLIIVAFITAFVISIVFLFRILKDYNERLILQNELEKKDKETAARIEAISTIASNISNGNYDIRVTDTQSDALGSVGESLNSMGVSLKNSFNLLSQKEWMQSGIATLNNVMLGDKALQKLSKDVIEFLCHYTNSNAGVLYVLEGDELCFSGGYSYIPGKNRERIQKGEGLIGQAIISKELLELKELSPDDIQINYALGQIKPTHIVALPLLDTRVEGAIELASIYGFSDLQIEFLKTVANNIGIAIKSTQNRKRVMELLEETKSQSEELQAQHTELEAINAELEAQTEKLQASEEELRVQQEELEQTNEELSERSVLLEEKNNEIQKKSEALELTTRYKSEFLANMSHELRTPLNSILLLSRLLSENNNKSMVAEEIEFAKVIQSSGNSLLGLIDEILDLSKIEAGKMELEFLDVSTKEITDTMWNLFNLMAKEKGVTFEIISKDAPIVIKTDKMRLEQILKNLISNAIKFTEKGTVSLEIKINTDDDKIICFIVKDTGIGIPLEKQPLIFEAFQQADGSTKRKYGGTGLGLSISRELAKLLRGEIILHSKVEEGSTFTLCLPVFGSAINKINVEKIPPTEFTEVENIGKDDTKNKYLSAVIPDEIEDDRDSVQESDKVILIVEDDINFAKSLLAFTRNKGYKGIVSVRGDYALNFAMLYKPVGVLLDIELPIKSGWEVLEELKNNSQTKHIPVHIMSSHKLKQESLLKGAVDFLDKPVAFDKIPDVFLRIEHIVNKEAQKVLIIEDNPKHAKALAFFLETYNINAEIKSEVSDGLQALNNTEIDCVILDMGVPDKQAYAILEGVKKNPGLENLPVIVFTGKSLSIKEEVKIKKYADSIIVKTAHSYQRMLDEVSLFLHLVEEKKDPKDKKESYKKLNLLNNILFEKKVLIVDDDVRNIYSLTKALEVFKMNVITAFDGKEAIKILDEHPDTDIVLLDMMMPNMDGYETAEKIRSMPKFLNLPLIAVTAKAMTGDREKCIKAGASDYITKPVDIDQLLSLLRVWLYDKI, encoded by the coding sequence ATGAAGAATAACTTTAAAAGAAATTTATTAATCAGTTCACTGGTTTCATTATTAGTATTAATGATCAGTTCAACAGCTTCCTTTTTTAGTATTAAAAGCTTATTGAATAGTAATTTTTGGGTCAACCATACTCAGGAAGTTATTTACAACTTAAATGAAGGATCAGCTATCATAACCGAAGCGCAAACCAGCATGCGCGGCTACCTTATTACCGGCGACGAGCAATTTGTAGAAAGATACAATGATGCCGAGACAAGATCTAATAATTATTTTGAAAAAGTACAGGAACTTACTGTTGATAATCCATCACAACAAAAACAATTAGAAGAATTAAAACCGCTTAGAGTTAATTTTTTCAAATACCTGAACAATCAAATTGTAAAAAAACGACTCGGAAAAGATGGCGTTTCTTTTGATCTCAATGAAGGTCGAATAATGATGAATGATTTACGATCTAAAATAAAAATAGTTGAAGTTGCAGAACAAACTTTATTGAAAGAACGAGGCGAAAATTCAGAACGCTATGGAAATTACAGCTTAGTTTTAATTATTGTAGCTTTTATTACCGCCTTTGTAATTTCGATTGTCTTTTTGTTCAGAATTTTAAAAGATTATAACGAACGTTTGATCCTTCAAAATGAATTAGAGAAAAAAGATAAAGAAACCGCCGCAAGAATTGAAGCAATCAGTACGATCGCCAGTAATATTTCGAATGGTAATTATGATATTCGTGTTACTGACACCCAATCCGATGCATTGGGAAGCGTGGGAGAATCACTAAACAGCATGGGGGTTTCGTTAAAAAACTCTTTCAATTTATTATCACAAAAAGAATGGATGCAATCAGGAATTGCAACTCTGAATAATGTAATGCTTGGAGATAAAGCCCTTCAGAAACTATCAAAAGATGTTATTGAGTTTTTATGTCATTATACCAACAGCAATGCTGGAGTTCTGTATGTGTTAGAAGGAGATGAACTTTGTTTTTCGGGTGGTTACAGCTATATTCCGGGCAAAAATCGGGAGCGTATTCAAAAAGGAGAAGGTCTGATTGGACAGGCAATTATTTCAAAAGAATTGCTTGAGCTGAAAGAATTGTCTCCAGATGATATACAAATTAATTATGCGTTAGGCCAAATAAAACCTACACATATTGTAGCCCTTCCTTTGTTAGATACCAGGGTAGAAGGTGCTATCGAGCTGGCTAGTATTTATGGATTCTCTGATCTTCAAATAGAGTTCTTAAAGACGGTGGCAAACAACATCGGAATTGCGATTAAATCGACTCAAAATAGAAAAAGAGTGATGGAGTTGTTGGAAGAAACCAAATCGCAGTCAGAAGAATTGCAAGCACAACATACAGAACTGGAAGCAATAAATGCAGAGCTTGAGGCGCAAACAGAAAAACTTCAGGCATCAGAAGAGGAACTTAGAGTTCAACAGGAAGAACTGGAACAAACCAACGAAGAATTGTCTGAAAGAAGTGTTTTATTGGAAGAAAAAAACAATGAAATTCAGAAGAAATCTGAAGCATTAGAATTGACAACTCGTTATAAATCAGAGTTCCTTGCAAATATGTCTCATGAATTGAGAACACCGCTTAATTCAATTTTACTTTTAAGCAGGTTATTATCTGAAAATAATAACAAAAGCATGGTCGCTGAGGAAATTGAATTTGCAAAAGTTATTCAGAGTTCAGGAAATAGTTTATTGGGATTGATCGATGAAATTCTGGATTTATCTAAAATTGAAGCCGGAAAAATGGAACTCGAATTTTTAGATGTTTCCACTAAAGAGATTACAGATACAATGTGGAATCTCTTTAATTTGATGGCTAAAGAAAAAGGAGTTACGTTTGAAATTATTTCTAAAGACGCGCCAATTGTCATTAAAACAGACAAAATGCGTTTAGAACAAATTCTGAAAAATTTAATTTCGAATGCGATTAAATTTACAGAAAAAGGAACTGTTAGTCTTGAAATTAAGATCAATACTGATGACGATAAAATCATTTGTTTTATTGTAAAAGATACCGGAATCGGAATTCCGTTAGAAAAACAGCCACTTATTTTTGAAGCTTTTCAACAAGCCGACGGTTCGACCAAACGTAAATATGGCGGAACAGGTTTAGGATTATCGATCAGCCGTGAATTAGCAAAATTACTAAGAGGTGAAATTATTTTGCACAGTAAAGTAGAAGAGGGAAGTACGTTTACGTTATGTCTGCCGGTTTTTGGTTCGGCCATAAACAAAATAAATGTAGAAAAAATTCCACCAACAGAATTTACAGAAGTTGAAAATATTGGAAAAGATGACACAAAAAATAAATATTTAAGTGCCGTTATTCCTGATGAAATTGAAGATGACAGAGATTCAGTACAAGAAAGCGACAAAGTAATTTTGATTGTCGAAGACGATATTAATTTTGCAAAATCACTTTTAGCCTTTACGAGAAATAAGGGTTATAAAGGAATTGTTTCCGTTCGTGGCGACTATGCCTTAAATTTTGCAATGCTGTATAAACCTGTGGGGGTTTTGCTGGATATTGAGCTGCCAATAAAAAGCGGTTGGGAAGTTTTAGAAGAATTAAAAAACAATTCACAAACCAAACATATTCCAGTGCACATTATGTCATCGCATAAATTGAAACAGGAAAGCCTGTTAAAAGGAGCGGTCGATTTCTTAGACAAACCTGTAGCTTTTGATAAGATTCCGGATGTATTTTTAAGAATTGAACATATTGTAAATAAAGAAGCGCAAAAGGTTTTAATTATCGAAGACAATCCAAAACATGCAAAAGCATTGGCTTTTTTCTTAGAAACATATAATATTAATGCAGAGATAAAAAGCGAGGTTTCTGATGGTTTACAAGCGTTAAACAATACAGAAATTGACTGTGTTATCCTGGATATGGGAGTTCCGGATAAGCAAGCGTATGCAATTTTAGAAGGTGTAAAGAAAAACCCGGGACTAGAAAATCTGCCGGTAATTGTTTTTACCGGAAAAAGCTTGTCGATTAAAGAAGAAGTGAAGATTAAGAAATATGCCGATTCGATTATTGTAAAAACGGCACATTCGTATCAAAGAATGCTTGATGAGGTTTCTCTTTTTCTTCATTTAGTTGAAGAGAAAAAAGATCCAAAAGACAAAAAGGAAAGTTATAAAAAGCTAAATTTACTTAATAATATCCTGTTTGAAAAAAAGGTATTAATTGTAGATGATGATGTTCGTAATATTTATTCATTGACAAAAGCTTTAGAAGTCTTTAAAATGAATGTGATTACGGCTTTTGATGGAAAAGAAGCGATCAAAATTCTAGACGAACATCCGGACACAGACATTGTTTTATTAGATATGATGATGCCAAATATGGACGGTTACGAAACAGCGGAAAAAATACGCAGCATGCCAAAATTCCTGAATTTACCACTGATTGCCGTAACAGCAAAAGCGATGACAGGCGACAGGGAAAAATGCATCAAAGCCGGAGCATCAGATTATATAACAAAACCAGTAGATATCGATCAATTGCTGTCGTTATTACGCGTGTGGCTTTACGATAAAATATAA